GTCGCCACTGGCTGCTGGTGAGCTTGGCCTGCCTGGTGCTGATTCCCGCGCTGAAGCGCTTCAGCCACACGAGCTGTCCGTGGGACCTCGTCGAATTCGGCGGCGTCGCCGCGCACGTGCCGCACTGGTGGATCGGTGTGCGCGACGGCGGGCCGGGGCACTGCTTTCCGTCGGGGCATGCGGTGGCTGCGTTCGGCTTTCTTCCGGGATATTTCCTGTGGCGTGAAGCGAGGCCGCGACTGGCGCGCGCCTGGCTCGCGGGCGTGTGCCTGGCGGGGCTGCTGTTCGGCGCGGCGCAGCTGGTGCGCGGGGCGCACTATCCGAGTCACTCGCTGTGGTCGGCGTGGCTGTGCTGGGTGATGTGCACGGCCGTGGCGCGCGGCCGCCTCACTGCCCGAACTGCGCCAGGTAGTGCGACAGGTTCCCCAGCTCCTCGTCGCTCAGCCCCCGCAGCACCGACGCCATGAGCGTGTCGCGGCCCGGGCCCGGGCTGTCCCTGAACTGCTGCATCGAGGCCAGGAGATAGGCCTCGTTCTGCTGCGCGAGCCGCGGCACCTGCTGCTGCCCGGTGTAGTCGGCGCGATGGCAGGTGCCGCACAGCAGCTTGCGCGCCGTCTGCTCGCCGGCGCGGTACTTCGCCGGGTCGCGCGGCAGCGACTGCGGCACCACCGGCTGCGCGGCGTAGTAGCCGGCCAGCGCCGTGATCTCCGCGTCGGTCATGCCGGCCATCGCGGCCTTCATCGCCGGCACGTCGCGCAGCCCCTCGCGAATCAGCACCAGCTGGTTCTCGATGAAGAGCCTGGGCTGGCCTGCGAGGGAAGGCCAGTGCGCGACGGCGGCGTTGCCGCGCGGCCCGTGGCAGCCCGCACAGGCGGCCAGCCGCTGCGGACTCGTCTGCGCGGGTGCAGTCGCGGCGGCGGCCAACAGCAGCGCCGCCGCGGCGCGCTTCGCGCCGTCAACGGACATACGAGATGCGATAGATCGCGCCGAGCTGCTCGTCCGACAGCAGCAGCGCGCCGTCGGGCATCTGCAGCAGGTACACCGGGCGGCCGCTGAACGCTTCGGTCGCGGGATCGAGGAAGCCGGTCATGAACGGCGAGACCGTGAGGTTCCTGCCGGCGGCGTCGGCGCGCACCGTGACCACATCGAAGCCTAACTTGCGCGTGCGGTTCCACGAGCCCTTGCGCGCGACGAACATCGCGTTGCGGTACTCCGCCGGGAACATCGTGCCGGTGTAGAAGTGGACGCCCATGACGGCCGCGTGCGGTCCCATCGTCTTCACCGGCAGCACCGTGTTCGCGCAGGCATTGGGCCGCGGGAAGTCCTTGTCGGCGATGCCGTTGGCGTGGCAGTACGGAAAGCCGAAGTTCGCACCGGTGCCGGCGAGGCGGTTGAGCTCGTCCTCGGGCGCGTCGTCGCCCATCCAGTCGCGCCCGTGGTCGGTGAACCAGAGCTCTCGCGTCACCGGATGCCAGGCGAATCCCTGCGTGTTGCGCACGCCGCGCGCGATGACCTCCATGCCGGAGCCGTCGGGGTTGTAGCGGCGGATCTGCGCGTACTCGTCGCCCGGCACGCAGATGTTGCACGGCGCGCCGAACGGCACGTAGAGCTTGCCGTCGGGGCCGAACGCGATGTACTTCCAGTTGTGGTGCTGCTCCTTCGGCAGCTTGAACGCGGCGGTCATGTCGACCGGCTGCACCGCGGGATGGGCCTCGATGCCGTCGAAGCGCAGCACCTTGTCGATCGCCATCACGTACAGCGCGCCGTTGTGCATCGCGACGCCGGAAGGCTGCGTCAGCTTGTCGACGACGATGCGACTGGTGCGCTGGGTGCCGTTGTCGGTGATCTCGTAGACCCGGCCGATGACGCGCGTGCCCACATAGACCTTGCCGCTGTTGCCGCGCACCATCGCGCGGGCGCCGGGAATGCCGGTGGCCCAGAGCTCGGCGCGAAAGCCCGGAAGGAGCTTGAAGCTGCCGAGCGGAATCTCGTTCGGCGAGGTGACCGTCATGCGCCCCGGATGCGGCGCCAGCGGCGACGCGGCCTGCTCGGGACTGCGCCCCTGCTGCCAGACCGGCGCGGGCGTCGCGGCAGCCGCGGCCGGGCTTGCTGGCGCGGCCGGTGGCGCTGCGGGAGGCGGCGTCGTCTGGCATGCCGCCAGCAGCACCGCCGACGCGGCCAGGAGTGACTTGGTGCGCATCTCGTCTCCTCGTGCGGATGTTGCAAGGCCGCGGAATGTTGGCCCGTCCGCGCGGCCCTGGTGAGACCGGGGTTGATGCCGAACGGTGCTTCAGAACCCGTAGAGCAGCGCCGGGTTGCTCACGAGGATGCTGTCGCGCGTCGCCTGGTCGTCCGCCCATCGCAGCAGCAGGTCGAGCATCGCCGCATTCGACGGCGCCGGATCCTGGTTCGGATGCGGCCAGTTGCTCGCCCACAGGCAGCGCGCGGGATGGGCCTTGACCAGCGCGCGCGCCAGCGCGCTCACGTCGTCGTAGCCGGGAGCGCCTGCCTTCGAGGTCTCGTACGGCGCGGACAGCTTCACCCACACGTCGCCCGATCCGACCAGGCGCAGCAGCGACCGGAACGCCGGATCGTCGACGCCGACGGGTTCGAGGAACTTCCCGTTGTGGTCGATGACCAGGTCGCACGGCAAACGCGACAGCAGCGCTTCGCGCTGCGCAAACTCGCGACCGTCGAACTGCAGGTCGATGTGCCAGCCGAGCGGCGCGATGCGTGCAGCCATCGTCTCCAGCGAGTCCCAGCCCATCACGGGCTTCATCAGCATCAGATAGCGGATGCCGCGCACGCCTTGGTCGTGCAGCCGCTCCAGCTGCTCGTCGCTCACGTCCGTGGGCACCACCGCCACGCCGCGCGCCGCGGCGCCGAACCCGGCCATCGCGTCGAGCGTGCAGCGATTGTCGAAGCCGTAGGCCGAAGGCTGCACCACCACCACGCGTTCGAGGCCCAGTGCGGCCTGCACTTCGCGATAGGCCGCCACCGGCGCGGCAGGCGGCTTGAAGGTCGCCGTCGGCGCGAGCGCGTAGCGGTCGTCGTAGACGTGGATGTGGCAATCGCAGCTGCCGGCCGGTGCTTGCAGCGTCGGTGTTTCCATGGCGGTGGTCGGAATGGAAGGACCGGGTGTGCCGCAATTGACACCCCCGGAAGCGGATGACATCCTGAACCGGACCGATTGCTTTGTCGACGCTTTTCGGGAGTTCGGCATGAAGGCTTTGCTCCGTGTGGTGTTCCGTGTGGGTTCGGCAGCCGCCTTGGCCCTCACCGGCCTGGCTGCGCAGGGGCAGGCGGCGATCACGCTGCACGGCGCTTCGCAGTTCAACGACCAGCACGCCTTCACCAAGGCCATGGTCCGCTTCGAGGAACTGGTCAAGAAGTACTACGGCAAGCCGGTCAACTTCGTCCTGCACAAGAACAGCGAGCTCGGTCTCGAGAAGGACTACTTCGCCTACATGAACCAGGGCAAGGCGGTCGACTACGCCATCGTCTCGCCGGCGCACATGTCCACCTTCTCGAAGGCCGCGCCTTTCATCGACGCGCCGTTCCTGTTCCGCGACCTCGACCACTGGAACAAGGTGCTCGACCAGGACGTGCTCAAGCCGATCGCCGACGAGATCGCGCAGAAGGCCGACGTGATGCTGATCGGCTATGCCGGCGGCGGCACGCGCAACGTGTTCGCCAACAAGCCGGTGCGCAACCTCAACGAGATGAAGGGCCTCAAGGTGCGTGTGCAGGGCGCGCCCATCTGGAGCCGCACCTTCGCCGCGACCGGCATGTCGCCCACCGTCATCGCCTACAACGAGGTCTACAACGCGATCCAGAACGGCGTCATCTCGGCCGGCGAGAACGAGGCCGCCGGGGTGGAGCAGATGAAATTCTTCGAGGTCGCGCCCAACCTCAGCATGACGCAGCATGCGATCACCATCCGGCCGCTGTGCTTCTCGGGCAAGACCTTCGCCACGCTGCCCAAGGACCTGCAGGACGCCATCCTGAAGGCCGGCAAGGAAGCCGGCGCCTACGGCCGCCAGGTCGAGTCGAGCGAGGACGAGGCCAAGCTCGAGGCGCTGGAGAAGGCAGGGCGCCTCAAGCGTATTCCGTTCGCCGACCGCGCGCAGATGCAGAAGCTGGTCGATCCGGTGATGGCCGCCTACGCCAAGGAGATCGGCGCCGAGGCGATCCACGCGAAGATCATCGGCATCAAGTGATCCGCGCGGCGTGAGAAAGCTGCTTGCCGCCTGGCACCGTGTGCTGGTCGCGCTGCTGGTCGCCAGCGTCGCGATCCTGGTCGTCCCGGTCACCCTGCAGATCGTCTCGCGCTACACCCAGCTCATCCCCTCGTACATCTGGACCGAGGAGCTGTCGCGCTTCCTGTTCATCTGGATGATCATGATCGGCGCGATGATCGGCGTGCGCGAGGGCACGCACTTCGACGTCGACGTGTGGCCCGATCTCGCCCCGAAGCCCCAGGCGCTGCTCGCCGTGGTGTCGCACCTGTGCATGCTGGTGTTCGCGATCGTGTTCGTGGCATGGGGCGTGCGCTTCGTGCGCTTCGGGTGGGACCAGACCTCGGAGCTCGCCGAGCTGCCGATGCCGTGGATCTTCGCCGCCTGGCCCATCGCCGGGCTCACGTGGATCGTGTTCCTCGGCGAGCACTTCGTCGACAACCTGCGCGTGCTCATGGCGCGTCATGAGGCATGACGTCGGCCGTGCTGTCGCCGGGGATGGCCGCCCTGGTGCTGTTCGGCACCTTCTTCGCGCTGCTGGCGCTGCGGGTGCCGGTGGCGTTTTCGCTGGGACTCGCCTGCCTGCCGGTGCTGGTCATCGAGCCGAGGCTGTCGCCGATGACGCTGTTCAACGAGACCTTCAAGGCCTACAACTCGTTCGTGCTGCTGGCAGTGCCGTTCTTCCTGCTCACCGCCAACCTGATGAGCATCGGCGGCATCACCGACCGGCTGGTGCGGCTGTCGCGCGTGATGGTGGGCAGCCTGCCGGGTGCGCTCGCGCAGATCAATGTCGTGGTGTCGGTCTTCTTCGCCGGCATCTCGGGCTCCTCGACCGCCGACGCGGCAAGCCAGAGCAAGATCTTCATCGACGCGCAGACGAAGGAAGGCTACGACCTCTCGTTTTCCATCGCCATCACCGCCGTGTCGGCGGTGCTCGCGGTGATCATCCCGCCGTCGATCCTGATGGTGGTGTGGGGCGGCGTCATCTCCACGTCGATCGGCGCGCTGTACCTCGCCGGCGTCATCCCCGGCCTGCTGATCGCCGGCGCGCAGATGGCCACCGTGCACGTTTACGCGGTGCGGCGCGGCTACCCCGTGTATCCGCGCGCGACCTTGCGCGAATTCGTGCTGTCGATGATCGCCTCCATCCCGGCGCTCACCACGCCGGTCATCATCGTCGGCGGCATCCTGCTCGGTTGGTTCACGCCGACCGAATCGGCGGCGGTGGCGGTGATCTATGCCGCGTTGCTGTCCATCTTCATCTACCGCGAGATGGACTGGCCCCGGCTCGTCACCGCGCTCGCCGACACCGGCCGGCTGGCGGCGCTGGCGCTGTTCTGCGTGGGCACCGCATCGGTCTTCGGCTGGCTGCTGGCGTACTACCAGATCCCGCGCGCGCTGCTCGAGAACGTGTCCGATTGGGGGATGGGCCCCATCGGCGTGGGCATGTTCATCGCCGGTGCGTTCCTTGTCGTCGGCTGCTTCCTCGATGCGATTCCCGCCATCATCATCGTCGGCACGACGCTGCAGCCGCTGGCGGCATCGGTGCAGATGCACCCGATCCAGTTCGCCATCATCGGCATCGTCTCGCTGGCGTTCGGCCTGGTGACGCCGCCCTACGGGCTGTGTCTGATGATCGCCTGTGCGGTGGCCAAGGTGCGGCTGCGGTTTGCGCTCAAGGACACCATGGTGATGCTGGTGCCGATGCTGCTCGTGCTGATCGGGCTCATCGTGTGGCCGGAGATCGCGTTGTTCCTGCCGAGGTTGCTGGCACCGGAGATGGTGAAGTAGGTGGCCCGAACGTGACGCGGGCGCTCCCACCGGAGGTGTGGAGCGCCCGCGGGTCTGGCGACAGAACCAGCTACATCACGTAGGGGTCCGTCCCGGACCGAGAGATGGAAGACATATCACCTCCTTTCGCAGTTGACGAGCCCCTAGCGTAATGCGCTTTGCTACACCCCCGGTGCAAAGGGGATGTTCGGATCACAAGGCGTCGGCGATCGCCGGCCCATGTCCGTCGTCGATGCACCCGCCCGATCGCCTTCACGATCGGGTTCCTCGTCGAAAGGCGTAGGACCATTTCCTAGTACGCCTCGGAAGTCTTCGCATTGCGTATGTCGCCGCCGCATTGCCATGATCAGCACCAGCTTCATGACGCGCGCCGCCGTATCCCATGGAAAAGACAACACCCCATCCCAGCACCTCGTCGATCGTCAGAGAAGCCTTCTCCCTGGCACTCCTCGATGAGCACGACAAGCATCGACGAGCGGTCGAGTTGCTTTGCGCGAATTGCGCGAGCCCGACGTTCGCAGGCGAGTTCCAGGCGGCGCTGACCGAGTTCAAGACGCAGTGGAGCAGCGTGCGCTGCCAACTCCTGGAGTCACTGGGAGACGAGAATCATCGGCCGCCGGCGCTCGTGCACGCCATCCTCAGCGCCAACCCCGGCCATGGCGACCCCCTGAAGGAGCTGGGCGAGATCCTCTCGTGCGCGCTTTGGCCGGCCGGTTGGCTCAAGGCGTCACCCGAGTTGTGGGACTTCGCCTTTGCCGTGGGTGCAAGCCAGCTGGCGGCACAAGGAGCCAAGGTGATCGAAGTCCTGGCGCATGGGGTGAGCTCGCTGAGCCCCGGGCCCGCGCTGATGGCGAAAGTATTCGAGCTGGTGAGCAAGACGCTTCCTCGAGCACGGGCATCGGCCCATGCCTTGTTCGCTGCCCGCTTCGCAAGCCAACTGAACCTGGACACGTGGCACATCGTGATCACCGCGGTGGTGGACGGGCATCCCGATGACACGGATGCGGTCAAGACGCTCGTCGACGCGCTCAACTCGCCCACCTCGGCCAGTCGGGCCGCCCTGCCGGATCTGAAGCTGTGGGTGCAGCACCTGTTCAAGGATCCCAGGTATCGTGCCCTGCTGCCCGAGCTTCTGAAGTACCGCGCGGCCGCCTTCTACCCGTGCTTCGTCCCGTTCAATACCTGCGTCGTTCCCCTCCTGCCCTGTTTCAGTCTCCCGGGTTTCACCGAACACCTGATGAAACTCATGATGACCAGCGAAGACGACCCCGGGCTGCTGGTCGAGTACCTGTTGCAGCAGCGAAGGTGCCCGCCGCGCGCGGTCTATGAGATTGCCCATGGCGGCTTCCAAGGCAACGACGGTTCCTGGCTCAACCTGGTGTCGTTGGCGCTGAGCCTGGACAAGAGCGAGGAGAGTGCCAAGGCCTGCTGCCGGCTGGCGGAAAGACTCGACGCCGTTCCTGCCTTCCAGAACGACCCTCAGCGAACGAGCGCCCGCCAGCTCCTGGCCTTCGTCGACGATCCCGCGCAGCGCCTCGAAGTGCTCACCTCGATGTTGGGCAGACCCGATGTGGTCATCCCCGACTGGCTGTGGCAAGACCTGATCGACAACCTGGAGAGCCTGCTCAAGCGCAAGACGGGTTCTGGGATCGCCGACTACAGGGTCACCCATCTCGTCGACCTGGCGTTCGGCGACGAGCGGATACGGCGGCGTCCTCAGGACCCGCGGCGCCAGCACGCGCTCATCCAGACCATCGCCAAGGCTGGAAGGATCAAGCAAGTCATCGTCGGCAGACTCCTCGACTCGACGGATGCCGTGGACGGCGGCCTGTTCACGATGCTGTTCGTGGCCGTGCCGGACGCGGCGAGTCAGCTCGACCCGCTGCAACTGCAGTTGCTCCTGCGACGCGCCGCCAAGGTCGTTCCGCAGTTGCTGGTCCACGTGAAGACCCTCGAGCACCTCGTGCCCGACGACACGCAAGCCGGCTTCGTGGTCTCGTTGGTGGCGTACCTGTGCGAGGAAAAGCTCGGCGACACCGCGATCTGGCAGTGGCTGAAGACGCTGGCCGTGTCGGCTCAGGCACGACAGCTCAAGCAGATGGCCATCGAGCTCGCATTGCTCGACGGCATGCAGGCGCAGTGGTGCACCGTCGAGCCCGACGGCAGCGCCGGGCTGCCGCCTGTCGTGCAACGCACTCCGGCGGCCTGGCTGCAATGCCTGCATTTCGTGCTGTACGAGGAATTCCTTGCGAAGACAGGGCAGAAGAGGGAGACGAGATCCTGGAGCCCGAAGGAGAACCCCAGCCGCACGGCGATGTACTGCAATGCGGTGAAGTCGGTGTTGAAGACCGGCCACCCGAACTGGGGCTCCATGGAGAAGGTGGTGGAGTGCCAGAAGGCGCTGCGCGCCCGATATCCGCAGATCCAGTGGGACCTGGTGCTCCACGGGGAAGACACGACCGCGCAGCCGCTGCTGAC
The Piscinibacter sp. XHJ-5 DNA segment above includes these coding regions:
- a CDS encoding PQQ-dependent sugar dehydrogenase, which produces MRTKSLLAASAVLLAACQTTPPPAAPPAAPASPAAAAATPAPVWQQGRSPEQAASPLAPHPGRMTVTSPNEIPLGSFKLLPGFRAELWATGIPGARAMVRGNSGKVYVGTRVIGRVYEITDNGTQRTSRIVVDKLTQPSGVAMHNGALYVMAIDKVLRFDGIEAHPAVQPVDMTAAFKLPKEQHHNWKYIAFGPDGKLYVPFGAPCNICVPGDEYAQIRRYNPDGSGMEVIARGVRNTQGFAWHPVTRELWFTDHGRDWMGDDAPEDELNRLAGTGANFGFPYCHANGIADKDFPRPNACANTVLPVKTMGPHAAVMGVHFYTGTMFPAEYRNAMFVARKGSWNRTRKLGFDVVTVRADAAGRNLTVSPFMTGFLDPATEAFSGRPVYLLQMPDGALLLSDEQLGAIYRISYVR
- a CDS encoding c-type cytochrome — protein: MSVDGAKRAAAALLLAAAATAPAQTSPQRLAACAGCHGPRGNAAVAHWPSLAGQPRLFIENQLVLIREGLRDVPAMKAAMAGMTDAEITALAGYYAAQPVVPQSLPRDPAKYRAGEQTARKLLCGTCHRADYTGQQQVPRLAQQNEAYLLASMQQFRDSPGPGRDTLMASVLRGLSDEELGNLSHYLAQFGQ
- a CDS encoding amidohydrolase family protein, whose protein sequence is METPTLQAPAGSCDCHIHVYDDRYALAPTATFKPPAAPVAAYREVQAALGLERVVVVQPSAYGFDNRCTLDAMAGFGAAARGVAVVPTDVSDEQLERLHDQGVRGIRYLMLMKPVMGWDSLETMAARIAPLGWHIDLQFDGREFAQREALLSRLPCDLVIDHNGKFLEPVGVDDPAFRSLLRLVGSGDVWVKLSAPYETSKAGAPGYDDVSALARALVKAHPARCLWASNWPHPNQDPAPSNAAMLDLLLRWADDQATRDSILVSNPALLYGF
- a CDS encoding phosphatase PAP2 family protein, with amino-acid sequence MTAARDARIAAVAGGLLVLWDASGWDLAVVRWFGDAQGFAWRDAWFTSGLLHEGGRVLAWLVLALLALDAQRALIAGPSRSERRHWLLVSLACLVLIPALKRFSHTSCPWDLVEFGGVAAHVPHWWIGVRDGGPGHCFPSGHAVAAFGFLPGYFLWREARPRLARAWLAGVCLAGLLFGAAQLVRGAHYPSHSLWSAWLCWVMCTAVARGRLTARTAPGSATGSPAPRRSAPAAPTP
- a CDS encoding TRAP transporter large permease; translation: MTSAVLSPGMAALVLFGTFFALLALRVPVAFSLGLACLPVLVIEPRLSPMTLFNETFKAYNSFVLLAVPFFLLTANLMSIGGITDRLVRLSRVMVGSLPGALAQINVVVSVFFAGISGSSTADAASQSKIFIDAQTKEGYDLSFSIAITAVSAVLAVIIPPSILMVVWGGVISTSIGALYLAGVIPGLLIAGAQMATVHVYAVRRGYPVYPRATLREFVLSMIASIPALTTPVIIVGGILLGWFTPTESAAVAVIYAALLSIFIYREMDWPRLVTALADTGRLAALALFCVGTASVFGWLLAYYQIPRALLENVSDWGMGPIGVGMFIAGAFLVVGCFLDAIPAIIIVGTTLQPLAASVQMHPIQFAIIGIVSLAFGLVTPPYGLCLMIACAVAKVRLRFALKDTMVMLVPMLLVLIGLIVWPEIALFLPRLLAPEMVK
- a CDS encoding TRAP transporter small permease; protein product: MRKLLAAWHRVLVALLVASVAILVVPVTLQIVSRYTQLIPSYIWTEELSRFLFIWMIMIGAMIGVREGTHFDVDVWPDLAPKPQALLAVVSHLCMLVFAIVFVAWGVRFVRFGWDQTSELAELPMPWIFAAWPIAGLTWIVFLGEHFVDNLRVLMARHEA
- a CDS encoding TRAP transporter substrate-binding protein, encoding MKALLRVVFRVGSAAALALTGLAAQGQAAITLHGASQFNDQHAFTKAMVRFEELVKKYYGKPVNFVLHKNSELGLEKDYFAYMNQGKAVDYAIVSPAHMSTFSKAAPFIDAPFLFRDLDHWNKVLDQDVLKPIADEIAQKADVMLIGYAGGGTRNVFANKPVRNLNEMKGLKVRVQGAPIWSRTFAATGMSPTVIAYNEVYNAIQNGVISAGENEAAGVEQMKFFEVAPNLSMTQHAITIRPLCFSGKTFATLPKDLQDAILKAGKEAGAYGRQVESSEDEAKLEALEKAGRLKRIPFADRAQMQKLVDPVMAAYAKEIGAEAIHAKIIGIK